A stretch of the Capra hircus breed San Clemente chromosome 10, ASM170441v1, whole genome shotgun sequence genome encodes the following:
- the SLC22A17 gene encoding solute carrier family 22 member 17: MGSSLSLAVPPGPLSFEALLAQVGALGGGQQLQLGLCCLPVLFVALGLASDPIFTLAPPLHCHYGAFPPNASGWEQPPNASGVSVASAALAASAASRLATSTDPSCSGFAPPDFNHCLKDWDYNGLPVLTTNAIGQWDLVCDLGWQVILEQILFILGFASGYLFLGYPADRFGRRGIVLLTLGLVGPCGVGGAAAGSSTGVMALRFLLGFLLAGVDLGVYLMRLELCDPTQRLRVALAGELVGVGGHFLFLGLALVSKDWRFLQRMITAPCILFLFYGWPGLFLESARWLIVKRQIEEAQSVLRILAERNRPHGQMLGEEAQEALQDLENTCPLPATSSFSFASLLNYRNIWKNLLILGFTNFIAHAIRHCYQPVGGGGSPSDFYLCSLLASGTAALACVFLGVTVDRFGRRGILLLSMTLTGIASLALLGLWDYLNEAAITTFSVLGLFSSQAAGILSTLLAAEVIPTTVRGRGLGLIMALGALGGLSGPAQRLHMGHGAFLQHVVLAACALLCILSIMLLPETKRKLLPEVLRDGELCRRPSLLRQPPRNRCDHVPLLATPNPAL; the protein is encoded by the exons ATGGGCAGCAGCCTGTCGCTGGCCGTGCCCCCCGGCCCCCTCAGCTTCGAGGCGCTGCTCGCCCAGGTTGGGGCGCTGGGCGGCGgccagcagctgcagctcggCCTCTGCTGCCTGCCCGTGCTCTTCGTGGCGCTGGGCCTGGCCTCCGACCCCATCTTCACGCTGGCACCCCCGCTGCATTGCCACTACGGGGCCTTCCCCCCCAACGCCTCCGGCTGGGAGCAGCCCCCCAACGCCAGCGGCGTCAGCGTCGCCAGCGCGGCCCTAGCCGCCAGCGCCGCCAGCCGCCTCGCCACCAGTACGGACCCCTCGTGCAGCGGCTTCGCTCCGCCGGACTTCAACCACTGTCTCAAGGACTGGGACTATAACGGCCTCCCGGTGCTCACCACCAACGCCATCGGCCAG TGGGATCTGGTGTGTGACCTGGGCTGGCAGGTGATCCTGGAGCAGATCCTCTTCATCTTGGGCTTCGCCTCTGGCTACCTGTTCCTGGGCTACCCAGCAGACAG GTTTGGCCGACGTGGGATTGTGCTGCTGACTCTGGGACTGGTGGGCCCCTGTGGAGTGGGAGGTGCTGCTGCAGGTTCCTCCACGGGTGTCATGGCCCTCCGATTCCTCCTGGGCTTCCTGCTTGCTGGCGTTGACCTTGGTGTCTACCTGATGC GGCTGGAGCTGTGCGACCCAACCCAGAGGCTTCGGGTGGCCCTGGCAGGGGAgttggtgggggtaggggggcaCTTCCTGTTCCTGGGCCTGGCCCTTGTCTCTAAGGACTGGCGATTTCTTCAGCGAATGATCACCGCTCCCTGCATCCTCTTCCTGTTTTATGG ctggcCTGGTCTGTTTCTGGAGTCTGCACGGTGGCTGATAGTGAAGCGACAGATTGAGGAGGCCCAGTCTGTGCTGAGGATCCTGGCTGAGCGGAACCGGCCCCATGGGCAGATGCTGGGAGAAGAGGCCCAGGAGGCCCTGCAGG aCCTGGAGAACACCTGCCCTCTCCCTGCaacatcctccttttccttcgCTTCCCTCCTCAACTACCGCAACATCTGGAAAAATCTGCTTATCTTGGGCTTCACCAA CTTTATTGCCCACGCCATTCGCCACTGCTACCAGcctgtgggaggaggagggagcccATCAGACTTCTACCTGTGCTCCCTACTGGCCAGCGGCACAGCGGCCCTGGCCTGCGTCTTCCTGGGGGTCACCGTGGACCGATTCGGCCGCCGGGGCATCCTGCTTCTCTCGATGACACTCACTGGCATTGCATCCCTGGCCCTGCTGGGCCTGTGGGACT ATCTGAACGAGGCTGCCATCACCACCTTCTCGGTCCTTGGGCTCTTCTCCTCCCAAGCTGCCGGCATCCTTAGCACCCTCCTTGCTGCTGAAGTCATCCCTACCACGGTCCG GGGCCGAGGCCTGGGCCTCATCATGGCGCTGGGGGCGCTCGGCGGGCTGAGTGGCCCAGCCCAGCGCCTCCACATGGGCCACGGGGCCTTCCTACAGCACGTGGTCCTGGCGGCCTGTGCGCTCCTCTGCATCCTCAGCATCATGCTTCTGCCGGAGACCAAGCGCAAGCTCCTGCCGGAGGTGCTCCGGGATGGGGAGCTGTGCCGCCGGCCTTCCCTGCTGCGGCAGCCCCCCCGCAACCGCTGTGACCACGTCCCGCTGCTtgccacccccaaccccgccctCTGA